A part of Syngnathus typhle isolate RoL2023-S1 ecotype Sweden unplaced genomic scaffold, RoL_Styp_1.0 HiC_scaffold_100, whole genome shotgun sequence genomic DNA contains:
- the LOC133148532 gene encoding uncharacterized protein LOC133148532 isoform X1 — translation MVQDLQAVNSAVIQRAPCVPDPHTLLNSLTPDAKIFSVIDISNAFFSVPVAEESQFWFAFTYAGSRYTFTRLPQGYCESPTIYSQVPGYWPPGSSEEAVFFAKRITLKNQGSSLLLTVTLPDDTVRPPHATLLNTSCWGFQLWAWSSGKDPQFPIVLCVNKTMRGADSPVLSDFSKTSGAVITSVALTDVDSHFVASTGMSGQTNNWLLMAEQAANVTNTSCVVCMGPRPLLRIIPASVAPECAIFVMSTPSIPSAHPCSSWDKVYPVSSLAKSKPLFSTDVAKGNFTCIKLPGTGASLGVLSAPLCTSLFYGAAFFSPIARSDIWFWCNTDKLYDSLPFNSSGTCALVTLLLPVLLMPASTHELDVFVDSFVPRPWSRAKRSAEWQGAADPTYIDAIGVPRGVPDEYKLVNQIAAGFESSICWWCTLNKNVDRINYIHYNVQRLGNWTEAGFRAVHSQLAATSLMAFQNRMALDMLLAKEGGVCAMFGEQCCTFIPNNTAAGGSLSLALEGLRTLNGKMKDHSGVNTEVWNSWLNVFGKYRTLVSSVLVSLAVFSAVLTLCGCCCIPCLRSLINKLITTAISPPADAFPLLPEDDFELPRPPSCHLRIDSIDEAPAVDLSDLFPESDVV, via the exons atggtgcaagatttgcaagcagtgaacagcgccgtcattcagagggcaccttgtgtccctgacccacacaccttgttgaattcattgacgcctgatgcaaagatattctcagtaattgatattagcaacgctttcttctctgttcctgttgctgaagaaagccagttttggtttgcatttacttatgctggctcgaggtacacctttaccagactgccccaagggtactgcgaaagcccaactatctattcgcag GTACCAGGTTACTGGCCTCCTGGCTCCAGTGAagaagctgtgttttttgctaaacGTATCACTTTGAAGAACCAAGGCTCAAGCCTTCTTTTGACCGTTACACTCCCTGATGACACGGTTCGGCCCCCTCACGCTACCCTGCtcaatacttcctgttggggttttcagttgtgggcttggtcctctgggaagGATCCTCAGTTTCCTATTGTCCTTTGCGTTAACAAAACTATGCGGGGCGCTGACAGTCCCGTGTTGAGCGACTTTTCCAAAACATCTGGGGCAGTGATTACGAGCGTGGCCCTCACCGATGTAGacagtcactttgtggcctccacaggtatgagtggccagactaacaattggctcctcatggccgagcaagctgctaatgtgactaacaccagttgcgttgtgtgtatgggcCCACGGCCCCTCTTGAGAATCATTCCCGCGAGTGTGGCTCCTGAGTGTgcgatttttgtgatgtctaccccttccattccgtctgctcatccttgctccagttgggacaaggtctatcccgtttcctccttggcaaagtccaaaccccttttttccactgatgttgctaaaggtaatttcacgtgcatcaagtTGCCCGGTACCGGCGCAAGCCTAGGCGTTTTGTCAGCTCCTTTGTGCACTTCCCTGTTTTATGGCGCTGCCTTTTTCTCACCCatcgctcgtagtgatatttggttttggtgcaacactgacaaactttatgatagtctcccttttaatagctctggtacttgcgctttggtgacccttttgcttcccgttttATTAATGCCCGCATCTACTCATGAGCTAGACGtttttgttgattcttttgtgccccgaccctggtcgagggctaagcggagtgccgagtggcaaggcgcggcggatccgacctatatagatgccattggagttcccagaggagtgccggatgagtataagctggtgaaccagatagcagctggtttcgaatcctccatttgttggtggtgcacccttaacaaaaatgttgacaggatcaattacatccactacaacgtgcagaggcttggaaattggaccgaggcgggcttcagagcggtccactcccagctggccgcgacttccctcatggctttccagaaccggatggcccttgacatgctactcgctaaggagggcggtgtctgcgccatgttcggtgagcaatgctgcacttttatcccaaataacactgcagccggcggaagcctgtccctggcccttgagggtttgaggaccttgaatgggaagatgaaggaccacagtggtgtgaacacggaggtttggaacagctggctgaatgtgttcggcaagtaccgcaccctggtttcctcggtccttgtctcccttgccgttttttctgctgttttgaccttgtgtggatgttgttgcattccgtgtctccggtccctaattaataaattgattacaactgctatctctccgccGGCTGacgcttttccgttgctccctgaggacgactttgagctcccacGGCCCCCGAGTTGTCATCTTCGCATTGACTCCATTGATGAggcccccgctgtggacctgtccgacctttttcctgagtccgacgttgtctga
- the LOC133148532 gene encoding uncharacterized protein LOC133148532 isoform X2 gives MPLEQCLAKVRDGCKPWEAFIWIFVIFGFTVVGTVCYMRIGPVFIKHTTPDSSPGVSTVPDLPVVSAVSDSPDVFTISDYEFYKLCSTDNDPRHSRDSSVGSRYCPWDDVASRRHRREVSSIRPTFKHCTPALVHDGISCVPWRIANAYLHSLAFTVAPNTASTITVPLKSLKGTRQDWLTTGDKWPGYWWYLTVNPDISDWSAFVTSQVPGYWPPGSSEEAVFFAKRITLKNQGSSLLLTVTLPDDTVRPPHATLLNTSCWGFQLWAWSSGKDPQFPIVLCVNKTMRGADSPVLSDFSKTSGAVITSVALTDVDSHFVASTGMSGQTNNWLLMAEQAANVTNTSCVVCMGPRPLLRIIPASVAPECAIFVMSTPSIPSAHPCSSWDKVYPVSSLAKSKPLFSTDVAKGNFTCIKLPGTGASLGVLSAPLCTSLFYGAAFFSPIARSDIWFWCNTDKLYDSLPFNSSGTCALVTLLLPVLLMPASTHELDVFVDSFVPRPWSRAKRSAEWQGAADPTYIDAIGVPRGVPDEYKLVNQIAAGFESSICWWCTLNKNVDRINYIHYNVQRLGNWTEAGFRAVHSQLAATSLMAFQNRMALDMLLAKEGGVCAMFGRL, from the exons atgccgttggaacagtgtcttgcgaaggtgcgggatggttgcaaaccttgggaagcattcatttggatttttgtcatttttggtttCACTGTAGTTGGGACAGTGTGCTATATGCGTATCGGCCCTGTTTTTATAAAACACACGACTCCAGACAGTTCACCTGGAGTTTCCACTGTTCCTGATTTACCTGTAGTTTCCGCTGTTTCTGATTCACCTGATGTTTTTACTATTTctgattatgagttttacaaacTTTGTTCGACGGATAACGATCCTAGGCACAGTCGCGATAGTTCCGTTGGTTCCCGATATTGTCCATGGGATGATGTTGCTTCGCGTAGACATAGGCGTGAGGTCTCGTCCATTAGGCCCACCTTTAAACACTGCACGCCTGCTCTCGTTCACGACGGTATTTCCTGCGTGCCATGGCGCATAGCCAACGCGTACCTACATTCATTGGCGTTCACCGTGGCCCCAAACACGGCTTCCACTATCACCGTGCccttgaagagtttgaaagGTACCCGACAAGACTGGCTcactacgggtgacaaatggcctgggtattggtggtatttgactgTCAATCCAGACATTTCGGACTGGAGCGCCTTCGTCACCTCGCAGGTACCAGGTTACTGGCCTCCTGGCTCCAGTGAagaagctgtgttttttgctaaacGTATCACTTTGAAGAACCAAGGCTCAAGCCTTCTTTTGACCGTTACACTCCCTGATGACACGGTTCGGCCCCCTCACGCTACCCTGCtcaatacttcctgttggggttttcagttgtgggcttggtcctctgggaagGATCCTCAGTTTCCTATTGTCCTTTGCGTTAACAAAACTATGCGGGGCGCTGACAGTCCCGTGTTGAGCGACTTTTCCAAAACATCTGGGGCAGTGATTACGAGCGTGGCCCTCACCGATGTAGacagtcactttgtggcctccacaggtatgagtggccagactaacaattggctcctcatggccgagcaagctgctaatgtgactaacaccagttgcgttgtgtgtatgggcCCACGGCCCCTCTTGAGAATCATTCCCGCGAGTGTGGCTCCTGAGTGTgcgatttttgtgatgtctaccccttccattccgtctgctcatccttgctccagttgggacaaggtctatcccgtttcctccttggcaaagtccaaaccccttttttccactgatgttgctaaaggtaatttcacgtgcatcaagtTGCCCGGTACCGGCGCAAGCCTAGGCGTTTTGTCAGCTCCTTTGTGCACTTCCCTGTTTTATGGCGCTGCCTTTTTCTCACCCatcgctcgtagtgatatttggttttggtgcaacactgacaaactttatgatagtctcccttttaatagctctggtacttgcgctttggtgacccttttgcttcccgttttATTAATGCCCGCATCTACTCATGAGCTAGACGtttttgttgattcttttgtgccccgaccctggtcgagggctaagcggagtgccgagtggcaaggcgcggcggatccgacctatatagatgccattggagttcccagaggagtgccggatgagtataagctggtgaaccagatagcagctggtttcgaatcctccatttgttggtggtgcacccttaacaaaaatgttgacaggatcaattacatccactacaacgtgcagaggcttggaaattggaccgaggcgggcttcagagcggtccactcccagctggccgcgacttccctcatggctttccagaaccggatggcccttgacatgctactcgctaaggagggcggtgtctgcgccatgttcg gacgactttga